A portion of the Leifsonia sp. EB41 genome contains these proteins:
- a CDS encoding VOC family protein has translation MTAMFVNLPVTDLERAKAFYSAVGFTINPLFTDHNAACVVVEEDHNYFMIVTRDFFQSFTDLPVGEPTKNVSASTSVMLDSREIVDATVADGLAAGGTETKEPADYGFMYQRQLTDPDGNILEFGWMDPVAAAKGPEAYLSQQA, from the coding sequence ATGACCGCCATGTTCGTCAACCTGCCCGTGACCGATCTGGAGCGCGCCAAGGCGTTCTACTCGGCCGTCGGCTTCACCATCAACCCGCTCTTCACCGACCACAACGCCGCGTGCGTCGTCGTCGAGGAGGACCACAACTACTTCATGATCGTCACGCGCGACTTCTTCCAGAGCTTCACCGACCTCCCGGTCGGCGAGCCCACGAAGAACGTGTCCGCGTCCACCTCCGTCATGCTCGACAGCCGCGAGATCGTCGACGCCACCGTCGCGGACGGCCTGGCAGCGGGGGGCACCGAGACCAAGGAGCCGGCGGATTACGGCTTCATGTACCAGCGCCAGCTCACCGACCCGGACGGCAACATCCTCGAGTTCGGCTGGATGGACCCGGTCGCCGCCGCCAAGGGCCCCGAGGCGTACCTGAGCCAGCAGGCCTGA
- a CDS encoding thioesterase family protein → MNADTTIPDAYFVQRSENVFTPTPRAGGAWADDEMHFSPLGGLITHTILRHAAEASASLQLARISFDILGFLALDEVSLSVETIRPGRTIELVEATAVIRGRTAVKARAWLLADFDTAEVAGGAAGPLPSPESATPWSMMEAWQGGYVASLDTRAVHSPEAGRATVWLSTGCALIEGVEVDPVTAWITLVDTANGVAVREHPTRWMFPNVDLTIHLHRAPSGGWLGLDTEVVFGTTGLGITRSVLHDLAGAVGFAEQSLTVRRLTE, encoded by the coding sequence ATGAACGCCGACACCACCATCCCCGACGCCTACTTCGTGCAGCGGAGCGAGAACGTCTTCACCCCCACCCCGCGCGCCGGCGGCGCGTGGGCCGACGACGAGATGCACTTCAGCCCGCTCGGCGGCCTGATCACGCACACGATCCTGCGCCACGCCGCCGAAGCGAGCGCCTCGCTCCAGCTCGCCCGGATCAGCTTCGACATCCTCGGCTTCCTCGCCCTGGACGAGGTCTCGCTCTCGGTCGAGACGATCCGCCCCGGCCGCACGATCGAGCTGGTGGAGGCCACCGCCGTCATCCGCGGCCGCACCGCCGTCAAGGCGCGCGCCTGGCTGCTCGCCGACTTCGACACCGCCGAGGTGGCAGGTGGCGCCGCCGGCCCGCTGCCGTCGCCCGAGTCGGCGACGCCGTGGTCGATGATGGAGGCCTGGCAGGGCGGCTACGTCGCCTCCCTCGACACCCGCGCGGTGCACTCCCCGGAGGCGGGCCGCGCGACCGTCTGGCTGTCGACCGGCTGCGCGCTCATCGAGGGCGTGGAGGTCGACCCGGTGACGGCCTGGATCACGCTGGTCGACACCGCGAACGGCGTCGCGGTACGCGAGCACCCGACGCGGTGGATGTTCCCGAACGTGGACCTGACCATCCACCTCCACCGCGCGCCGAGCGGCGGCTGGCTCGGTCTCGACACGGAGGTCGTCTTCGGGACGACGGGCCTCGGGATCACGCGCTCGGTGCTGCACGACTTGGCGGGGGCGGTGGGGTTCGCGGAGCAGTCGCTGACGGTGCGGCGGTTGACGGAGTAG
- a CDS encoding alpha/beta fold hydrolase, giving the protein MQQRISRLTTEGGAELAIATAGAGRPLLYVSGWVSHLQLSWEIPEERAYLEGLAQGCLLVRYDRAGCGLSSPSDRQPSLAFELEELDAVAAGVGPAPFDLMGSSMGAPIAVAWAAAHPERVRRLVLYGGWRSGAELSPPSARDHILALVESHWGLGSDVLTDIFAPDAHATTREEFGRYQRASSDAATARALLDLSYRLDVGDLLSRVRAPTLVVHRDRDRAAPLAQARALAAGIAGAELVVLPGRSHLPYAGDAHALVTTIRRFLGLRSSRRGAGTLTERQTEVAALIADGRTNREIADRLGIDERSAEGHVERIRLRLGFRSRAQVAAWYAAQREGGVRR; this is encoded by the coding sequence ATGCAGCAGCGCATCAGCAGGCTGACGACCGAGGGCGGCGCCGAGCTGGCGATCGCGACGGCCGGTGCCGGCCGCCCGCTGCTGTACGTGTCGGGATGGGTGAGCCATCTGCAGCTGAGCTGGGAGATCCCGGAGGAGCGCGCCTACCTGGAGGGTCTGGCGCAGGGCTGCCTGCTGGTGCGGTACGACCGCGCGGGGTGCGGGCTGTCCTCTCCGTCGGACCGACAGCCGTCGCTCGCGTTCGAGCTGGAGGAGCTGGATGCCGTGGCCGCGGGGGTCGGCCCGGCGCCGTTCGACCTGATGGGGTCGTCGATGGGCGCGCCGATCGCGGTCGCGTGGGCGGCGGCGCACCCGGAACGGGTCAGGCGGCTGGTGCTCTACGGGGGCTGGCGGTCGGGCGCCGAGCTGTCGCCGCCGAGCGCACGCGATCACATCCTCGCGCTGGTGGAGTCGCACTGGGGCCTCGGCTCCGACGTCCTCACCGACATCTTCGCGCCGGACGCCCACGCCACGACGCGCGAGGAGTTCGGACGGTATCAGCGCGCCTCGTCGGACGCAGCGACGGCCAGGGCGCTGCTGGACCTCAGCTACCGGCTCGACGTCGGCGACCTCCTCAGCCGGGTACGCGCACCGACCCTGGTCGTGCACCGCGACCGCGACCGCGCGGCGCCGCTCGCACAGGCGAGAGCGCTGGCGGCGGGCATCGCGGGCGCGGAGCTCGTGGTGCTCCCCGGACGGTCGCACCTGCCGTACGCCGGGGACGCCCACGCTCTGGTCACGACGATCCGCCGTTTCCTCGGCCTCCGCTCGTCGCGACGCGGAGCGGGGACGCTCACCGAGCGGCAGACGGAGGTCGCCGCGTTGATCGCCGACGGTCGCACGAACCGGGAGATCGCCGACCGCCTCGGCATCGACGAGCGGTCGGCGGAAGGCCACGTCGAGCGCATCCGGCTGCGGCTGGGCTTCCGGTCGCGCGCACAGGTGGCCGCCTGGTATGCGGCGCAAAGGGAGGGCGGGGTTCGCCGCTGA
- a CDS encoding winged helix-turn-helix transcriptional regulator: MVARDYGQYDGITQALELVGERWALLIVRDLLVGPRRYGELAAGLPRIPSNILAARLKELQAAGIIRRAPRSRIILYELTPYGRELEPVVLAFGAWGFKALGDPRDEQIITPDSMTMSLRTAFQPAVAAELPATAYGARFGDDGLLIHVEGPRLVVARGDGPADLAFASGPGIRRLISGELTPEAAIDAGVVEVLRGPRTLLTRFATTFHLAA, encoded by the coding sequence ATGGTCGCGCGCGACTACGGGCAGTACGACGGGATCACCCAGGCCCTGGAGCTGGTGGGGGAGCGCTGGGCGCTGCTGATCGTCCGCGACCTGCTCGTCGGGCCGCGCCGCTACGGCGAACTCGCCGCGGGGCTTCCCCGCATCCCGAGCAACATCCTGGCGGCGCGGCTCAAGGAGCTGCAGGCGGCCGGCATCATCCGCCGGGCGCCGCGCTCACGCATCATCCTCTACGAGCTCACGCCGTACGGGCGGGAGCTCGAACCGGTCGTGCTCGCGTTCGGCGCCTGGGGGTTCAAGGCGCTCGGCGATCCGCGGGACGAGCAGATCATCACCCCGGACTCGATGACGATGTCGCTGCGCACGGCGTTCCAGCCTGCCGTGGCCGCCGAGCTTCCTGCCACGGCCTACGGCGCGCGGTTCGGGGACGACGGCCTCCTTATCCACGTGGAGGGGCCGCGCCTGGTCGTCGCCCGCGGCGACGGGCCCGCCGACCTGGCGTTCGCGAGCGGCCCCGGTATCCGCCGGCTCATCTCGGGCGAGCTCACGCCGGAGGCCGCCATCGATGCCGGGGTGGTGGAGGTCCTGCGCGGCCCCCGCACGCTCCTCACGCGCTTCGCCACCACCTTCCACCTCGCCGCCTGA
- a CDS encoding alpha/beta fold hydrolase — MADLTLTREGATLSYDVAGDGPTVLQAHGLTSSRDAELALLDLRPLAARGRRLVRYDAAGHGRSAGPDDAERYRWTVLADDLLALLDAVGATEPVDAVGISMGTGTILTAAVRHPERFRRLVLALPPTAWETRAAQAVIYGQMADLLEAHGWDALLELMAASTLAMPPVLAERGLTLEPQLQPATAPAVLRGAALSDLPSPEQVAALRMPVLLLPWAGDPGHPLSSADRLHELIPGSELFVAENAADADTWPDRVEAFLA; from the coding sequence ATGGCCGACCTCACGCTCACCCGGGAGGGTGCGACCCTCAGCTACGACGTCGCGGGCGACGGCCCGACCGTCCTGCAGGCGCACGGGCTCACCTCCAGCCGAGACGCCGAGCTGGCACTGCTCGACCTGCGGCCGCTCGCCGCGCGCGGCCGCCGCCTGGTCCGCTACGACGCCGCCGGCCACGGCCGCTCCGCCGGGCCGGACGACGCGGAGCGCTACCGCTGGACGGTGCTCGCCGACGATCTGCTGGCGCTGCTCGACGCCGTGGGCGCGACCGAGCCGGTGGACGCCGTGGGGATCTCGATGGGCACCGGCACGATCCTCACCGCAGCGGTCCGGCATCCGGAGCGCTTCCGCCGCCTCGTGCTCGCGCTGCCGCCGACCGCGTGGGAGACGCGCGCGGCGCAGGCCGTGATCTACGGGCAGATGGCCGACCTCCTGGAGGCGCACGGCTGGGACGCGCTCCTGGAGCTGATGGCGGCCTCCACGCTGGCGATGCCTCCGGTGCTCGCCGAACGCGGGCTCACGCTGGAACCGCAGCTCCAGCCCGCGACCGCGCCGGCCGTGCTGCGCGGAGCGGCGCTGTCCGACCTGCCGAGCCCGGAACAAGTGGCCGCGCTGCGGATGCCGGTGCTCCTGCTCCCCTGGGCCGGGGATCCGGGCCACCCGCTGTCGAGCGCCGACCGGCTGCATGAGTTGATCCCCGGATCGGAGCTCTTCGTCGCGGAGAACGCCGCGGACGCGGACACCTGGCCCGACCGGGTGGAGGCGTTCCTGGCCTGA
- a CDS encoding beta-glucosidase has protein sequence MQTPPFVVDDVLAALTLEEKASLLSGVDDWFTQAIDRPGLPAPVPAIEVGDGPHGLRKETGVDMVWVPATGFPTASAMGASWDRDLMRRVAAAIGAEARAEGVQVVLGPGVNMKRSPLCGRNFEYFSEDPLHAGELGVAYVEGLQSAGVGASLKHFAANNQEIERTRISVVADERTLRETYLPAFERVVRKAEPWTVMCSYNRLFGVHASQNRWLLTEVLREDWGYTGAVVSDWDAVHDRVAALRAGLDLEMPGTHGRTVAEVVAAVRAGELDESVVDASARRVLELVARTYPGADLVNGPVMDLGHAAGDRLTPAQLHLLDADAHHALAREAAAACITLLRNEVAGGSWPVLPLAESGGTIAVVGAFAEHARIQGGGSSGVDPTRVNAPLDALRAIAGERVVYAPGYIDIPKNAYQDDNAAVFAAHGVTAESDRPAVARRSEYLVEELRIAESVQRLRRGPLSDTARRLIDEAVAVAETAESIVVFAGLPLSHEQEANDRFTLDLPADQVALIDALADLRERTGATLTVVLSNGSPVTMDPWHDRVDAIVEAWLGGQAVGSAVADVLFGRVNPSGKIAETFPLAIEDTPGFPNWNGERGTVVYGEGVFIGYRWYDALGRAVRYPFGHGLSYTVFAYSDLRVEVVDAAAGRVSVTCTVANIGAVPGAEVVQLYVGDPEAEVHRPLRELRGFEKVALEPRETATVSFDLESRDFAYWDAASTRPDGRSGLWRREGGGFTIEVGASSRDIRLSAVIELPDDPSIPPLVRDSDLRGAEEGGAPTSRFVSGHAG, from the coding sequence ATGCAGACCCCTCCGTTCGTCGTGGACGACGTCCTCGCTGCCCTCACCCTGGAGGAGAAGGCGTCGCTGCTCTCCGGCGTCGACGACTGGTTCACCCAGGCGATCGACCGGCCGGGGCTGCCCGCGCCGGTCCCCGCGATCGAGGTCGGCGACGGCCCGCACGGGCTCCGCAAGGAGACCGGCGTGGACATGGTGTGGGTGCCGGCGACCGGGTTCCCGACCGCCTCCGCGATGGGCGCGTCCTGGGACCGCGACCTGATGCGCCGGGTCGCCGCCGCCATCGGCGCCGAGGCGCGGGCGGAGGGCGTGCAGGTCGTGCTCGGCCCTGGCGTCAACATGAAGCGCTCGCCGCTCTGCGGGCGCAACTTCGAGTACTTCTCCGAGGACCCGCTGCACGCGGGCGAGCTCGGCGTCGCCTACGTCGAGGGCCTCCAGTCGGCCGGGGTCGGGGCGTCGCTCAAGCACTTCGCGGCCAACAACCAGGAGATCGAGCGCACCCGGATCTCGGTCGTGGCCGACGAGCGGACGCTGCGCGAGACGTACCTCCCTGCGTTCGAGCGCGTCGTCCGTAAGGCCGAGCCGTGGACCGTGATGTGCTCGTACAACCGGCTGTTCGGCGTCCACGCGTCGCAGAACCGCTGGCTGCTGACGGAGGTGCTGCGAGAGGACTGGGGCTACACGGGCGCCGTCGTCTCGGACTGGGACGCCGTGCACGACCGGGTGGCCGCGCTGCGGGCCGGGCTCGACCTGGAGATGCCGGGCACCCACGGCCGGACGGTCGCCGAGGTCGTGGCGGCGGTCCGCGCCGGCGAGCTCGATGAGTCCGTTGTGGATGCGTCCGCCCGGCGCGTGCTGGAGCTGGTGGCCCGAACCTATCCCGGCGCCGACCTGGTGAACGGGCCCGTCATGGACCTCGGTCACGCGGCGGGGGACCGGCTCACCCCGGCCCAGCTCCACCTCCTGGACGCCGACGCGCATCACGCGCTCGCCCGGGAGGCCGCGGCCGCGTGCATCACCCTGCTGCGCAACGAGGTCGCGGGGGGTTCTTGGCCGGTGCTCCCCTTGGCGGAATCCGGCGGCACGATCGCGGTTGTCGGTGCGTTCGCCGAGCACGCCCGCATCCAGGGCGGAGGGTCGTCCGGCGTCGATCCGACCCGAGTGAACGCGCCGCTCGACGCCCTTCGCGCCATCGCGGGGGAGCGCGTGGTCTACGCCCCCGGATACATCGACATCCCCAAGAACGCTTACCAGGACGACAACGCGGCGGTGTTCGCCGCGCACGGGGTCACCGCAGAGTCGGATCGCCCGGCCGTGGCGCGGCGCTCCGAGTACCTCGTCGAGGAGCTGCGGATCGCCGAGTCGGTGCAGCGCCTGCGTCGCGGCCCGCTCTCCGACACAGCCCGACGGCTCATCGACGAGGCGGTCGCCGTCGCTGAGACTGCGGAGTCGATCGTCGTGTTCGCCGGCCTCCCGCTCTCGCACGAGCAGGAGGCCAACGACCGGTTCACCCTCGACCTCCCCGCCGACCAGGTCGCCCTGATCGACGCCTTGGCTGACCTCCGCGAGCGCACCGGCGCCACCCTCACGGTCGTCCTGTCCAACGGCTCTCCCGTGACGATGGACCCGTGGCACGACCGCGTCGACGCGATCGTGGAGGCCTGGCTCGGCGGCCAAGCCGTCGGTTCGGCGGTCGCCGACGTGCTCTTCGGCCGGGTCAACCCGTCCGGGAAGATCGCGGAGACCTTCCCGCTGGCCATCGAGGACACCCCCGGCTTCCCGAACTGGAACGGCGAACGCGGCACGGTCGTCTACGGCGAGGGCGTCTTCATCGGCTACCGCTGGTACGACGCCCTCGGGCGGGCGGTGCGCTACCCGTTCGGGCACGGGCTCTCGTACACGGTGTTCGCCTACTCCGACCTCCGGGTGGAGGTCGTCGACGCCGCAGCGGGTCGCGTGTCTGTGACCTGTACGGTCGCCAACATCGGTGCGGTCCCGGGCGCCGAGGTAGTACAGCTCTACGTCGGCGACCCCGAGGCGGAGGTTCACCGACCGCTGCGCGAGCTCCGCGGCTTCGAGAAGGTCGCGCTCGAACCCCGCGAGACGGCGACGGTGTCGTTCGACCTGGAGAGCCGGGACTTCGCCTACTGGGATGCAGCGTCCACCCGGCCCGACGGCCGCTCGGGCCTGTGGCGGCGCGAGGGCGGCGGCTTCACGATCGAGGTCGGCGCGTCGTCGCGGGACATCCGGCTGTCCGCCGTGATCGAACTCCCGGACGACCCGTCGATCCCGCCGCTGGTGCGCGACTCGGACCTGCGCGGGGCCGAGGAGGGCGGCGCGCCGACGTCGCGGTTCGTGTCGGGGCACGCGGGGTGA
- a CDS encoding class I SAM-dependent methyltransferase: protein MTRTISVPPAQPAIVGFEQHALRGPFNAAFFRVMDPYIERKLRPHKLRAFAGLPAEVVELGPGVGANLRHLPRGATLIAVEPNRHMHARLRAAADRAGVRLDLRERLAERTGLADQSVDTVISSLVLCTVQDPDAVLAEVRRILRPGGTFRFVEHVAAPDGTRTRRVQRLLRRPWAWTFEGCSCERDLEGALRASGFARVDVERYRIRTPFLPFNTQIAGVAVTPPEPSGTRLPT from the coding sequence ATGACCCGAACCATCAGCGTCCCTCCGGCGCAACCAGCCATCGTCGGCTTCGAGCAGCACGCCCTCCGCGGCCCGTTCAACGCTGCCTTCTTCCGCGTCATGGACCCGTACATCGAGCGGAAGCTCCGGCCGCACAAGCTGCGCGCCTTCGCGGGCCTCCCGGCGGAGGTCGTCGAGCTCGGCCCCGGCGTCGGCGCGAACCTCCGCCACCTCCCGCGCGGCGCCACCCTGATCGCGGTGGAGCCGAACCGCCACATGCACGCCCGGCTGCGCGCCGCGGCCGACCGCGCGGGCGTGCGCCTCGACCTCCGCGAGCGCCTGGCCGAACGCACCGGCCTGGCGGACCAGAGCGTCGACACGGTGATCTCGTCGCTCGTACTCTGCACCGTGCAGGACCCGGACGCCGTGCTCGCCGAGGTCCGCCGCATCCTGAGACCGGGCGGCACGTTCCGGTTCGTGGAGCACGTCGCCGCGCCGGACGGGACCCGGACCCGGCGGGTCCAGCGCCTCCTGCGCCGGCCGTGGGCGTGGACGTTCGAGGGCTGCTCGTGCGAGCGCGACCTGGAGGGCGCCCTCCGCGCGTCGGGCTTCGCCCGCGTCGACGTGGAGCGCTACCGCATCCGCACGCCGTTCCTGCCGTTCAACACGCAGATCGCGGGGGTGGCGGTCACGCCACCCGAGCCCTCCGGAACGCGACTCCCGACGTGA
- a CDS encoding MFS transporter translates to MPHASDRSPGTVREAAGGLVALTVATFLAVTTEMLPVGLLPAIGGDMRVSDSVAGLLVTVYAFMVAVLAVPLTLSTSRFSRKGLLQATLVAYTVSNLVVAVAPNFGVLAAGRAFGGIAHALFFSVSIGYASRLVTSAFTGRALALVTAGASAGFVLGVPLSTSLGTALGWRAAFGVLAGVCAITVVVVAVLLPAVPGGGTGHTGEGAGARRVRLGVVSTTNAVVYLGQFTVYTFVSVILLATGLPLAGVGPVLLGIGAVGLAGTWFAAATLDRRPRATVLTLLGAVTVGLVGVGIAFPALAGVLVAAVVWGAGFGGVASVFQTAAIRTRGATPEVIGALVNSTANIGIGGGAAVGAAVLAGPGLGWLPFAGAALVVVGLVVILVARRSFPSSPGE, encoded by the coding sequence ATGCCTCACGCGTCGGACCGGAGCCCGGGCACCGTGCGCGAGGCGGCGGGCGGGCTCGTCGCGCTGACGGTCGCGACCTTCCTCGCGGTGACGACGGAGATGCTGCCGGTCGGGCTGCTGCCGGCGATCGGCGGCGACATGCGGGTGTCCGACTCGGTCGCCGGGCTGCTGGTCACCGTCTATGCGTTCATGGTCGCGGTGCTTGCGGTGCCGCTGACGCTCTCGACCTCCCGGTTCTCGCGCAAAGGGCTGCTGCAGGCGACCCTCGTGGCGTACACGGTGAGCAACCTCGTCGTCGCGGTGGCTCCGAACTTCGGCGTGCTGGCGGCGGGGCGCGCCTTCGGCGGGATCGCGCACGCGCTGTTCTTCTCGGTCAGCATCGGGTACGCCTCCCGGCTGGTCACCTCCGCGTTCACCGGACGCGCGCTGGCGCTGGTCACCGCGGGAGCCTCGGCCGGGTTCGTGCTCGGCGTGCCGCTGTCGACCTCCCTCGGCACAGCGCTCGGCTGGCGGGCGGCGTTCGGCGTGCTGGCGGGGGTGTGCGCGATCACGGTCGTCGTCGTCGCGGTGCTGCTGCCGGCGGTCCCGGGAGGCGGGACCGGGCACACCGGGGAGGGCGCGGGCGCTCGCCGCGTGCGGCTGGGGGTCGTGTCGACGACGAACGCGGTCGTGTACCTCGGGCAGTTCACGGTCTACACGTTCGTGTCGGTGATCCTGCTAGCGACCGGGCTCCCTCTCGCCGGGGTCGGCCCGGTGCTGCTCGGGATCGGCGCGGTCGGACTCGCCGGGACATGGTTCGCGGCTGCCACCCTCGACCGGAGGCCGCGCGCGACCGTGCTGACGCTGCTCGGCGCGGTGACGGTCGGGCTGGTCGGAGTCGGGATCGCCTTCCCGGCGCTCGCCGGCGTGCTCGTGGCAGCGGTGGTGTGGGGCGCGGGCTTCGGCGGGGTGGCGTCGGTGTTCCAGACGGCGGCCATCCGCACGCGCGGCGCGACACCGGAGGTCATCGGGGCGCTCGTGAACTCCACGGCCAACATCGGGATCGGGGGAGGCGCGGCGGTCGGCGCGGCGGTCCTGGCCGGCCCGGGGCTGGGGTGGCTGCCGTTCGCGGGGGCGGCACTGGTGGTGGTGGGGCTCGTTGTCATCCTGGTGGCGCGCCGCTCCTTCCCGTCGTCGCCGGGGGAGTGA
- a CDS encoding dihydrofolate reductase family protein, producing the protein MRKIVVYELVSLDGVAEDPDAFIPDWDEDMDANLGAVIGSQDAVILGRRSYDEWARFWPGKDIQPFSAFINGVTKYVATSAPLEPAWPGAEAVDGDIVEFARRLKEGDGGDIGVHASISVAQALLAGGVVDELRLVIAPGVAEGGRRLLEGVPALRFETIASGVSSTGYVLLGYRVLP; encoded by the coding sequence ATGCGGAAGATCGTGGTCTACGAACTGGTGTCGTTGGACGGGGTCGCGGAGGACCCTGACGCCTTCATCCCGGACTGGGACGAGGACATGGACGCGAACCTGGGCGCGGTGATCGGGTCGCAGGACGCCGTCATCCTGGGCCGCCGCAGCTACGACGAGTGGGCGCGGTTCTGGCCGGGCAAGGACATCCAGCCGTTCTCGGCCTTCATCAACGGGGTGACCAAGTACGTCGCGACGTCGGCGCCGCTGGAGCCTGCGTGGCCCGGCGCGGAGGCGGTGGACGGCGACATCGTGGAGTTCGCGCGGCGGCTGAAGGAGGGCGACGGCGGCGACATCGGCGTGCACGCCAGCATCTCGGTCGCCCAGGCGCTGCTGGCCGGAGGCGTCGTGGACGAGCTGCGACTCGTGATCGCGCCCGGCGTCGCGGAGGGCGGCCGGCGGCTCCTGGAGGGCGTGCCCGCGCTGCGGTTCGAGACCATCGCGAGCGGCGTCTCCTCCACCGGCTACGTCCTGCTCGGCTACCGCGTCCTCCCCTGA